Proteins co-encoded in one Fusarium fujikuroi IMI 58289 draft genome, chromosome FFUJ_chr06 genomic window:
- a CDS encoding related to transporter protein — translation MSTPVNDSASEERQNVAYVESTSWLAKVHPYFKNPAHVLVLKLDCLLLVWAFIAGLFKDMDQSATTAAYVSGMKEDLKLYGNELVEFTTYFSIGYALFIVPSQLIQTRIRPSLFLPLCEIVWGLFTLFTYRAPNAKTVFVLRFFLGVFESTSWPGIVNLIFNWYRPEELGKRLAIFGVSGVAGNMFLGIVQAALYRNLNGVSGLAGWQWLFIISGIMTIFWGLVGLVVIPDSPAITRALWLSDSERELCRLRMSDSGVKTSRIIPFKTLVQKMKLLVLSPLSYLFLAGYLQFAWSQRANAYFLLFLKGLQNSDGTPRYSVYTVNLIPLGGYAISIVCNIGLNALSDWKAWRWQVSVGAATLQLIATSVLSGWPDSWKTIMAFYFLTFATAAWGYALLAWLAEILRKEPEVRSILVAIAVTLVYAGHASIPLRAWRVSDSPRYPVGFPLAAAFSVGSIVAIMGMWFYVRKYPDIVTWGLDPESAQAHDEEETIPRDGDQKTPVERSDRV, via the exons ATGTCGACACCTGTGAATGACTCTGCCTCGGAGGAAAGGCAGAATGTCGCGTATGTAGAGTCGACGTCGTGGTTGGCAAAGGTTCACCCATACTTCAAAAATCCAGCTCATGTTTTGGTCCTCAAGCTTGATTGTTTGTTGCTGGTATGGGCGTTTATCGCAGGTCTTTTCAAG GATATGGATCAATCTGCGACGACAGCTGCGTATGTCTCGGGGATGAAAGAAGACCTCAAACTCTACGGCAATGAATTGGTAGAATTCACGACATATTTCTCCATCGGCTACGCTCTTTTCATCGTCCCATCGCAGCTCATCCAAACCCGCATTCGAccatctctcttcctcccccTTTGCGAGATTGTCTGGGGCCTATTCACACTTTTCACCTACAGAGCTCCAAACGCAAAGACCGTTTTTGTACTGCGATTCTTCCTCGGTGTTTTTGAGTCTACATCATGGCCCGGCATTGTGAACCTGATCTTTAATTG GTATCGTCCCGAGGAGTTGGGGAAGCGATTGGCGATTTTTGGCGTCAGCGGCGTCGCGGGAAACATGTTTCTCGGCATTGTTCAAGCCGCCCTCTACAGAAACCTCAACGGCGTGTCTGGCCTTGCTGGTTGGCAATGGCTCTTCATTATCAGCGGTATAATGACTATTTTCTGGGGTCTCGTCGGCCTTGTCGTCATTCCAGACTCACCTGCCATCACTCGAGCTCTCTGGCTCTCAGATTCAGAGAGAGAACTTTGTCGTCTTCGAATGAGTGACAGTGGCGTCAAAACTTCGAGAATTATCCCCTTCAAGACCTTGGTTCAAAAGATGAAACTCCTCGTCCTCAGTCCCCTTTCATATCTGTTTCTGGCAGGTTATCTTCAATTTGCATGGAGTCAACGCGCAAACGCTtacttcctcctctttctcAAAGGTCTCCAAAACTCCGACGGAACACCCCGCTACTCAGTCTACACCGTCAACCTTATCCCACTTGGTGGCTACGCTATAAGCATAGTCTGCAACATCGGTCTCAACGCCCTCAGTGATTGGAAGGCCTGGCGCTGGCAAGTCAGCGTCGGCGCCGCCACTTTACAGCTCATTGCAACGTCGGTTCTCTCCGGGTGGCCTGATTCGTGGAAGACCATCATGGCTTTCTACTTTCTCACATTTGCTACGGCTGCTTGGGGCTATGCTCTTCTCGCGTGGTTGGCGGAGATCTTGCGGAAAGAGCCGGAGGTGAGATCGATTCTGGTGGCTATTGCTGTTACGCTTGTTTATGCTGGACATGCTTCTATACCACTTCGTGCTTGGCGGGTTAGTGATTCACCTAGATATCCAGTTGGCTTCCCGCTGGCGGCTGCGTTCAGTGTTGGGAGCATTGTGGCTATCATGGGTATGTGGTTTTACGTACGGAAATATCCTGATATCGTTACCTGGGGACTGGATCCTGAAAGTGCCCAGGCtcatgatgaggaggagactATTCCAAGGGACGGTGACCAGAAGACGCCCGTGGAGAGAAGTGATCGAGTTTAG
- a CDS encoding dioxygenase family protein has protein sequence MSSEPLYPAYLPTRSDGYNAPVPVPLFEAEEPGLRADPAKANLLKGATTVDITPRIGTEVRGVQISALGREGLDELALLAAERGVVVFRDQDFADVGFDRQREIVKHYGPLHQHPTMGYPKGTGPEFHIVYADEKTGNLRKLLGPRTTYDLWHIDQTFTPNVPSTTFFWVLEIPESGGGDTAFTSLTAAYEALSPAFRETLHGLNLHHTSASEGEVRRVGQERALAEAINATHPLVIKHPVTGKPSLFVNPTIARQVEGFLPEESDHLLSFLKNHIRSMDFSCRVRWEKGTVVVWDQRGTAHSAVPDFRDNERRHMVRIIPYGSKPESAFE, from the exons ATGTCTTCTGAACCGCTGTATCCCGCTTATCTGCCCACCCGCTCAGACGGCTACAATGCGCCGGTACCTGTGCCCCTCTTTGAAGCGGAAGAGCCAGGGCTTCGGGCTGATCCCGCCAAAGCGAATCTGCTAAAGGGCGCTACGACTGTTGATATTACCCCACGTATCGGCACGGAAGTCCGGGGTGTGCAGATTAGTGCGTTGGGGAGGGAGGGGCTTGATGAGTTGGCTTTGCTAGCTGCTGAACGAGGTGTTGTGGTTTTT AGGGACCAGGATTTTGCGGATGTAGGGTTTGACAGACAAAGGGAGATTGTCAAGCATTATGGGCCGCTTCATCAGCATCCTACGATGGGATATCCGAAGGGAACTGGGCCAGAATTTCACATTGTCTATGCCGATGAGAAGAC CGGCAACTTGAGAAAGCTTTTGGGACCTCGAACAACATATGACCTATGGCATATTGACCAGACATTTACCCCCAACGTCCCCTCAACCACTTTCTTCTGGGTTCTTGAGATCCCCGAATCTGGAGGCGGCGACACAGCCTTTACCTCCCTTACAGCAGCCTACGAAGCTCTCTCGCCTGCCTTTAGAGAAACCCTTCACGGCCTGAATCTTCATCACACATCAGCTTCCGAAGGTGAAGTGCGACGAGTTGGCCAAGAACGTGCTCTTGCAGAAGCAATCAACGCGACACATCCTCTTGTCATCAAACATCCCGTCACTGGCAAACCATCGCTGTTTGTCAATCCCACGATCGCTCGGCAGGTTGAGGGCTTTCTGCCAGAGGAGTCAGATCACTTGCTCTCGTTTTTGAAGAATCACATTCGAAGCATGGACTTCAGTTGCAGGGTCAGGTGGGAGAAAGGTACGGTTGTGGTTTGGGATCAACGAGGAACGGCACATTCCGCTGTGCCTGATTTCCGAGATAACGAGAGGAGGCATATGGTTCGGATTATTCCCTACGGCTCCAAACCGGAGTCTGCTTTCGAGTGA